One Phocaeicola dorei genomic region harbors:
- a CDS encoding type IV secretory system conjugative DNA transfer family protein, producing MDHMFVMKLAALLFGGGIASCLFPGKSRMSHVLFLLLVLAETAVAHATIPDGWWFLLPGVVSVLLRLSFKGGAESGKDGKALLSLHATDGTIIRYYYWFSNFLVYGGAGSGKTKSIGKPLMEQYIRSGFAGFIYDFKDFDYTRTAYNLIRKHGYPHEFYYVNFTDMNRTYRFNPLDRRNIKDRTMLMQLMEDVLGALMPPTSKQDEWYTGALGILNGVAYRLWDEFPECCTLPHIVNFVMKADTGQLQEFLKLNDISAMMAGAYLKAEGSEKTQASYVSTLSNYVAKLATNENICYVLTGNDFDFNLIDPEHPKLFAISNNYATESVISPVIAMVMSIASRSFSMENRVPFVFILDEMTTFKVRDFEKLPSVLREYGAAFLLLTQSGAKLEKLYSKLDRSSIEANFGNIFLGRTQDVEALKYYPLFFGKYEKEKKSTSSGSSGGGRNSSVTISTQKEEIYESKDFASLEPGEFIGMGNRSNIKGHFRKKFRLFELEEEPLPVVAFRTEKEISDNYTRILKDIERVLGMEDAEVDVNSLFSDR from the coding sequence ATGGATCATATGTTTGTTATGAAACTGGCAGCCCTGCTTTTTGGCGGCGGCATCGCCAGCTGTCTGTTTCCGGGAAAATCCCGGATGTCACATGTCCTGTTCCTGCTGCTGGTACTTGCAGAAACAGCTGTCGCACATGCCACCATCCCGGACGGGTGGTGGTTCCTGCTTCCGGGTGTCGTTTCCGTACTTCTCCGTCTTTCTTTCAAAGGAGGAGCAGAAAGCGGAAAGGACGGAAAAGCCCTGCTCTCCCTTCACGCCACGGACGGGACAATTATCAGATATTATTACTGGTTCTCCAATTTCCTTGTCTATGGAGGAGCCGGTTCCGGCAAGACCAAATCCATAGGCAAACCGCTGATGGAACAGTACATCAGGTCCGGATTCGCCGGTTTCATCTATGACTTCAAGGATTTTGACTATACCCGGACTGCATACAACCTGATCAGGAAACACGGATACCCCCATGAGTTCTATTATGTAAACTTCACGGACATGAACCGGACTTACCGCTTCAATCCGCTGGACAGGAGGAATATAAAGGACAGGACGATGCTCATGCAGCTGATGGAGGACGTACTGGGCGCGTTGATGCCGCCCACATCCAAACAGGACGAATGGTATACAGGAGCGCTTGGCATCCTGAACGGCGTGGCGTACAGGCTTTGGGACGAGTTCCCGGAATGCTGCACGCTGCCGCATATCGTCAACTTCGTGATGAAGGCCGATACGGGACAGCTTCAGGAATTCCTGAAGCTGAACGATATCAGCGCCATGATGGCGGGGGCGTACCTCAAGGCGGAAGGCAGTGAGAAAACACAGGCCTCCTATGTGTCCACTCTCAGCAACTATGTGGCGAAGCTGGCCACCAATGAGAACATATGCTATGTGCTGACAGGGAATGACTTCGACTTCAATCTGATTGATCCTGAACATCCGAAACTTTTTGCAATCAGCAACAACTATGCGACGGAGTCGGTGATATCCCCCGTCATCGCCATGGTAATGAGTATCGCCTCGCGCTCGTTTTCCATGGAGAACAGGGTCCCCTTTGTATTTATCCTGGACGAGATGACCACCTTCAAGGTGCGTGACTTCGAGAAGCTGCCTTCCGTCCTGCGCGAGTACGGGGCGGCGTTCCTGCTGCTCACCCAGTCCGGAGCCAAGCTGGAAAAACTGTACAGCAAACTGGACAGGTCGTCCATCGAGGCGAATTTCGGGAATATCTTCCTGGGCCGCACACAGGATGTGGAGGCATTGAAATATTACCCTCTCTTTTTCGGGAAATACGAGAAGGAGAAGAAGTCCACCAGTTCCGGCAGCAGCGGTGGCGGCCGTAATTCCAGCGTGACCATCAGCACACAGAAGGAAGAGATCTATGAATCGAAGGACTTCGCCTCACTGGAACCGGGGGAATTTATCGGAATGGGAAACCGTTCCAATATCAAAGGGCATTTCAGAAAGAAGTTCAGGCTGTTCGAACTGGAGGAGGAACCGCTGCCGGTAGTCGCGTTCAGGACGGAGAAGGAAATATCTGACAATTATACCAGAATACTGAAAGATATCGAGAGGGTGCTTGGGATGGAAGACGCAGAAGTGGATGTAAATTCTTTATTCTCTGACAGGTAG
- a CDS encoding DUF5712 family protein, producing the protein MFVKVHKPVNTPCVCDNKDRCRALVEYLLKESLEDKPYYDTFFSHEEDYVAPVTVMQKIDNNHKRLKKRDDKFYMLSINPSQDEAAHLIRRVTGKQVAEFERLTVEEQEKVIHELKNYSRNCMDLYAENFRREKIRSGKDLVYFGRVETERHYRNSDEEVKEGRAKAGDRKPGLQLHVHIIVSRNDVTQTVTLCPLANSRGSVNILNGKKGIIGFDRMEWKARCADRFISMYGYKATHRYYEDGREHTYHYVPGKNEAMSMAKSAILQKEFRNERKMLDVSYRMFRFMVNPKQALIAEAKRLVKDALTGKI; encoded by the coding sequence ATGTTTGTAAAAGTACATAAACCGGTCAACACACCCTGTGTATGCGACAACAAGGACAGGTGCCGGGCACTGGTGGAATACCTGTTGAAGGAAAGTCTTGAAGACAAACCTTATTATGACACGTTCTTCTCCCATGAGGAGGATTATGTCGCACCGGTGACGGTCATGCAAAAGATTGACAACAACCATAAAAGATTGAAGAAGAGGGATGATAAATTCTATATGCTGTCCATCAATCCCTCACAGGATGAAGCGGCCCACCTGATCCGGCGGGTTACAGGAAAGCAGGTGGCGGAATTTGAGCGGCTCACCGTGGAGGAACAGGAAAAAGTCATTCATGAGTTGAAGAATTACTCCCGGAACTGTATGGACCTGTATGCAGAGAATTTTCGCAGGGAGAAGATAAGATCAGGAAAGGATCTTGTTTATTTTGGGAGGGTGGAAACGGAACGCCATTACAGGAACAGTGATGAGGAAGTGAAGGAGGGACGGGCAAAAGCCGGGGACAGGAAACCCGGGCTGCAACTCCATGTTCATATCATCGTTTCACGGAATGATGTGACACAGACGGTAACATTATGTCCTCTTGCCAACAGCCGGGGATCTGTTAATATCTTGAATGGTAAAAAGGGAATTATCGGCTTCGACCGTATGGAATGGAAAGCCCGGTGTGCGGACCGGTTCATCAGCATGTATGGTTACAAGGCCACGCACAGGTATTACGAGGACGGCAGGGAACACACCTACCATTATGTTCCGGGAAAGAACGAGGCGATGAGCATGGCCAAATCCGCCATCCTGCAGAAAGAATTCAGAAACGAGAGGAAGATGCTGGATGTGTCTTACCGGATGTTCCGTTTCATGGTGAATCCGAAACAGGCTCTCATAGCGGAAGCTAAAAGACTGGTAAAGGATGCGCTTACCGGAAAAATCTAA
- a CDS encoding BfmA/BtgA family mobilization protein — MQTKITKTIRVSIDVKQHLDEMKGSVSASEFIETMLSYFERNGVDPRTSINGKFKTLELQGIERIIKIIRAIEKDKIDKLLPAPEAHSDELLDRADKQVTQLKAEVERLKQAGAPDVEDRRKLGQVVRLLENAFDQKNFKKAEKGTDYFVAPVYLEMLLYKVKEICS, encoded by the coding sequence ATGCAAACAAAAATTACAAAAACCATTCGTGTATCCATAGATGTGAAACAGCATCTGGACGAAATGAAAGGAAGCGTGTCGGCCAGTGAGTTCATTGAGACAATGCTGTCCTACTTTGAGCGGAACGGGGTGGATCCCCGAACGTCAATCAACGGGAAGTTCAAGACACTGGAACTTCAGGGAATCGAACGGATCATCAAAATCATCCGTGCCATAGAGAAAGACAAGATCGACAAGCTGCTTCCGGCGCCGGAAGCGCACAGTGATGAATTGCTGGACCGGGCCGACAAACAGGTCACCCAACTGAAAGCGGAAGTGGAGCGGTTGAAGCAAGCAGGTGCTCCTGACGTGGAGGACAGACGGAAACTCGGACAGGTTGTCAGGCTGCTGGAAAACGCTTTCGACCAGAAGAACTTCAAGAAGGCGGAAAAAGGAACAGATTATTTTGTCGCACCGGTTTATCTGGAAATGTTGTTATATAAGGTAAAGGAAATATGTTCGTAA
- the istA gene encoding IS21 family transposase, with the protein MDRTKDACRHQSNNRVIMWYKIRELYSKGFNKTQIAFQLGLHRSTVRRYLKMDEDTLTAKLQHRRRYPRILDKYESYVCDVLSRYRFLSASQIHDWMKEQYPDLPVVCGKTVYNFVETVRRKYNLDKEGLSKRVYEKMPDTPYGEYAQMDFGESRMPTYRDDFVKVYFFVMVMSRSRQKFVYFSCTPFTSALAVYAHELAFAYFGGKPRRIIYDQDKVLLVRENLGDLILTRTFRAFVNEQHFQPVFCRPADPESKGKVENVVKYVKRNFLAGRTFNSLEVLNTEVLQWLEKTGNGKIHGTTRLVPAEEFEIERKYLLPYYGEPVPPKDEPKEYHVRKDNTVRYLTNYYSVPSGTYKNRNTVVWLLENNGHIELYDKESGKLICRHELCPGKGKNVCDKRHHKDKTRSVNDLQVRIRKRTEDDPTVILWLRNLEREKPRYYRDNMKLLLHVISEYGKETVIAALRTCLEKNIYNSLSVQEISGSIHRSKDNMNGMTFQAPTSIPETADCHPEKTDINQYNKFFE; encoded by the coding sequence ATGGACAGAACTAAGGACGCATGCAGACACCAATCAAACAACAGAGTCATCATGTGGTACAAAATAAGAGAATTATATTCAAAAGGATTTAACAAGACCCAGATCGCGTTCCAGCTTGGTCTGCATAGAAGTACGGTGCGCCGGTACTTGAAAATGGACGAGGACACATTAACTGCAAAATTGCAGCATCGCAGGCGATATCCCCGCATACTTGACAAATACGAAAGTTATGTCTGTGACGTTCTTTCCCGGTACAGGTTCCTGTCCGCCTCCCAGATTCATGACTGGATGAAGGAACAGTATCCTGATCTTCCTGTTGTCTGCGGAAAAACCGTATACAATTTTGTGGAAACTGTACGTCGTAAGTATAATCTGGACAAGGAGGGTCTTTCCAAACGTGTTTATGAGAAAATGCCGGATACCCCTTACGGGGAATATGCCCAGATGGATTTCGGAGAAAGCCGTATGCCCACATACAGGGACGACTTTGTCAAAGTTTATTTTTTTGTCATGGTGATGAGCCGTTCCAGGCAGAAGTTCGTGTATTTTTCCTGTACGCCTTTCACATCAGCCCTAGCCGTATATGCCCATGAACTGGCTTTCGCATATTTCGGAGGGAAGCCAAGAAGGATAATCTATGACCAGGACAAAGTCCTGTTGGTCAGAGAAAACCTGGGTGACCTCATATTGACAAGAACATTCCGTGCCTTTGTCAACGAGCAGCATTTCCAGCCCGTGTTCTGCCGTCCTGCTGATCCGGAAAGCAAGGGAAAAGTGGAAAATGTGGTCAAATATGTCAAGCGTAACTTTCTTGCCGGACGGACATTTAACAGCCTGGAAGTCCTTAACACCGAGGTCCTGCAATGGCTGGAAAAAACAGGAAACGGCAAGATACATGGAACCACACGCCTGGTTCCGGCTGAGGAATTTGAGATTGAACGGAAATATCTGTTGCCATACTATGGAGAACCGGTGCCCCCCAAAGACGAGCCGAAAGAGTATCATGTCCGCAAGGACAATACGGTACGGTATCTGACCAACTACTACAGTGTGCCCTCCGGCACCTATAAAAATCGGAACACCGTTGTATGGCTTCTTGAGAATAACGGACATATCGAGCTGTACGACAAAGAGAGCGGTAAACTCATATGCAGGCATGAGTTGTGTCCCGGAAAAGGGAAAAATGTATGTGACAAAAGACATCATAAGGACAAGACACGGAGTGTGAATGACTTGCAGGTCCGGATCCGAAAGCGGACGGAAGATGACCCCACCGTTATTTTGTGGCTCCGGAATCTGGAAAGGGAAAAGCCGCGTTATTACAGAGACAATATGAAACTGCTGCTTCATGTGATATCCGAATACGGCAAAGAAACAGTGATAGCAGCCCTGCGGACCTGTCTGGAAAAAAACATATACAACAGCCTTTCCGTGCAGGAAATATCCGGCTCAATCCACAGGAGCAAGGACAATATGAACGGGATGACTTTCCAAGCTCCGACATCCATTCCGGAAACAGCGGACTGTCATCCTGAAAAAACAGATATAAACCAATATAACAAGTTTTTTGAATGA
- the istB gene encoding IS21-like element helper ATPase IstB gives MIQSEKLKEHAKRLRLYNIANRMDSILHHAQEEKPTYPEFLSLVLGTEVEMKERKDYERRLVAARLPRKHDLDEYDYNFYEGIDRRQMKELRELVWLREAYNLILMGPSGTGKTFLAAGLVFDAVKAGYKAYLMTMEDIVNCLRLKDISTPAMMTYNKILRAQLLAIDDIMLFPVKREEATAFFNLINTLHEKTSIIITTNKAPTEWVETLNDEILASALLDRLLYRCEVIKFTGSSYRLENRQTIFKTTTGTRNELMKP, from the coding sequence ATGATACAAAGTGAAAAATTGAAAGAGCACGCCAAACGTCTGCGGCTTTACAACATTGCAAACCGCATGGACAGCATTCTGCATCATGCACAGGAAGAAAAACCGACCTACCCGGAATTCCTGTCCCTGGTATTAGGCACCGAAGTTGAGATGAAAGAGAGGAAAGACTACGAGAGACGCCTTGTTGCGGCACGTCTGCCCCGAAAACATGATCTTGACGAATACGACTACAATTTTTATGAAGGCATAGACCGCCGGCAGATGAAGGAGCTTCGTGAACTGGTATGGCTCCGTGAAGCTTATAACCTGATCCTGATGGGACCATCAGGGACTGGAAAAACATTTCTGGCAGCCGGTCTTGTCTTTGATGCGGTCAAGGCCGGTTACAAGGCATACCTGATGACAATGGAGGATATCGTAAATTGTCTCAGACTTAAAGACATCTCAACTCCGGCCATGATGACTTATAACAAGATTCTGCGCGCACAGCTGCTGGCAATAGATGATATCATGCTGTTTCCTGTGAAAAGAGAGGAAGCAACTGCCTTCTTCAACCTGATAAACACCCTACATGAGAAGACATCCATCATCATTACAACCAACAAGGCACCTACAGAATGGGTAGAAACATTGAATGATGAAATCCTTGCCAGCGCTCTGCTTGACAGGCTGCTTTATCGATGTGAAGTCATCAAGTTCACCGGCAGTAGCTACCGGTTAGAAAACAGGCAGACGATTTTCAAGACTACAACAGGAACGAGAAACGAACTTATGAAGCCTTAG
- the tet(Q) gene encoding tetracycline resistance ribosomal protection protein Tet(Q): protein MNIINLGILAHIDAGKTSVTENLLFASGATEKCGRVDNGDTITDSMDIEKRRGITVRASTTSIIWNGVKCNIIDTPGHMDFIAEVERTFKMLDGAVLILSAKEGIQAQTKLLFSTLQKLQIPTIIFINKIDRAGVNLERLYMDIKTNLSQDVLFMQTVVDGSVYPVCSQTYIKEEYKEFVCNHDDDILERYLADSEISPADYWNTIIALVAKAKVYPVLHGSAMFNIGINELLDAISSFILPPASVSNRLSAYLYKIEHDPKGHKRSFLKIIDGSLRLRDVVRINDSEKFIKIKNLKTIYQGREINVDEVGANDIAIVEDIEDFRIGDYLGAKPCLIQGLSHQHPALKSSVRPNKPEERSKVISALNTLWIEDPSLSFSINSYSDELEISLYGLTQKEIIQTLLEERFSVKVHFDEIKTIYKERPIKKVNKIIQIEVPPNPYWATIGLTLEPLPLGAGLQIESDISYGYLNHSFQNAVFEGIRMSCQSGLHGWEVTDLKVTFTQAEYYSPVSTPADFRQLTPYVFRLALQQSGVDILEPMLCFELQIPQVASSKAITDLQKLMSEIEDISCNNEWCHIKGKVPLNTSKDYASEVSSYTKGLGIFMVKPCGYQITKDGYSDNIRMNEKDKLLFMFQKSMSLK, encoded by the coding sequence ATGAATATTATAAATTTAGGAATTCTTGCTCACATTGATGCAGGAAAAACTTCCGTAACCGAGAATCTGCTGTTTGCCAGTGGAGCAACGGAAAAGTGCGGCCGTGTGGATAATGGTGACACCATAACGGACTCTATGGATATAGAGAAACGTAGAGGAATTACTGTCCGGGCTTCTACGACATCTATTATCTGGAATGGAGTGAAATGCAATATCATTGACACTCCGGGACACATGGATTTTATTGCGGAAGTGGAGCGGACATTCAAAATGCTTGATGGAGCAGTCCTCATCTTATCCGCAAAGGAAGGCATACAAGCGCAGACAAAGTTGCTGTTCAGTACTTTACAAAAGCTGCAAATCCCGACAATTATATTTATCAATAAGATTGACCGTGCCGGTGTGAATTTGGAGCGTTTGTATATGGATATAAAAACAAATCTGTCGCAAGATGTCCTGTTTATGCAAACTGTTGTCGATGGATCGGTTTATCCGGTTTGCTCCCAAACATATATAAAGGAAGAATACAAAGAATTTGTATGCAACCATGACGACGATATATTAGAACGATATTTGGCGGATAGCGAAATTTCACCGGCTGATTATTGGAATACGATAATCGCTCTTGTGGCAAAAGCCAAAGTCTATCCGGTGCTACATGGATCAGCAATGTTCAATATCGGTATCAATGAGTTGTTGGACGCCATTTCTTCTTTTATACTTCCTCCGGCATCAGTCTCAAACAGACTTTCAGCTTATCTCTATAAGATAGAGCATGACCCCAAAGGGCATAAAAGAAGTTTTCTTAAAATAATTGACGGAAGTCTGAGACTTCGAGACGTTGTAAGAATCAACGATTCGGAAAAATTCATCAAGATTAAAAATCTAAAGACTATTTATCAGGGCAGAGAGATAAATGTTGATGAAGTGGGTGCCAATGATATCGCGATTGTAGAAGATATAGAAGATTTTCGAATCGGAGATTATTTAGGTGCTAAACCTTGTTTGATTCAAGGATTATCTCATCAGCATCCCGCTCTCAAATCCTCCGTCCGGCCAAATAAGCCCGAAGAGAGAAGCAAGGTGATATCCGCTCTGAATACATTGTGGATTGAAGACCCGTCTTTGTCCTTTTCCATAAACTCATATAGTGATGAATTGGAAATCTCGTTATATGGTTTGACCCAAAAGGAAATCATACAGACATTGCTGGAAGAACGATTTTCCGTAAAGGTCCATTTTGATGAGATCAAGACTATCTACAAAGAACGACCTATAAAAAAGGTCAATAAGATTATTCAGATCGAAGTACCACCCAACCCTTACTGGGCCACAATAGGGCTGACTCTTGAACCCTTACCGTTAGGGGCAGGGTTGCAAATCGAAAGTGACATCTCCTATGGTTATCTGAACCATTCTTTTCAAAATGCCGTTTTTGAAGGGATTCGTATGTCTTGCCAATCTGGTTTACATGGATGGGAAGTGACAGATCTGAAAGTAACTTTTACTCAAGCCGAGTATTATAGCCCGGTAAGTACACCTGCTGATTTCAGACAGCTGACCCCTTATGTCTTCAGGCTGGCTTTGCAACAGTCAGGTGTGGACATTCTCGAACCGATGCTCTGTTTTGAGTTGCAGATACCCCAAGTAGCGAGTTCCAAAGCTATTACAGATTTGCAAAAACTGATGTCTGAGATTGAAGACATCAGTTGTAATAATGAGTGGTGTCATATTAAAGGGAAAGTTCCATTAAATACAAGTAAAGACTATGCCTCAGAAGTAAGTTCGTACACTAAGGGCTTAGGCATTTTTATGGTTAAGCCATGTGGGTATCAAATAACAAAAGACGGTTATTCTGATAATATCCGCATGAACGAAAAAGATAAACTTTTATTCATGTTCCAAAAATCAATGTCATTAAAATAA
- a CDS encoding ATP-binding protein has protein sequence MERSGNFYKAIRLGYILISILIGCMAYNSLYEWQEIEALELGNKKIDELRKEINNINIQMIKFSLLGETILEWNDKDIEHYHARRMAMDSMLCRFKATYPAERIDSVRSLLEDKERQMFQIVRLMDEQQSINKKIANQIPVIVQKSVQEQSKKPKRKGFLGIFGKKKEVTPAVSTTILHSVNRNVISEQKVQDRQLSEQADSLAARNAELNRQLQELICQIEEKVQTELQSRENEIVAMREKSFMQVGGLMGFVLLLLLISYIIIHRDAKSIKQYKHKTTDLIRQLEQSVQRNEALITSRKKAVHTITHELRTPLTAITGYAGLIRKEQCEDKSGQYIQNILQSSDRMRDMLNTLLDFFRLDNGKEQPRLSPCRISAITHTLETEFMPVAVNKGLSLSVKTGHDAIVLTDKERIIQIGNNLLSNAVKFTEEGGVSLITEYDNGVLTLVVEDTGTGMTEEEQKQAFGAFERLSNAAAKEGFGLGLAIMRNIVSMLGGTIRLDSKKGKGSRFTVEISMQEAEEQLGYTSNTPVYHNNKFHDVVAIDNDEVLLLMLKEMYSQEGIHCDTCTDAAALMEMIRQKEYSLLLTDLNMPDINGFELLELLRSSNVGNSPTIPVVVATASGSCNKGELLAKGFAGCLFKPFSISELMEVSDRCAIKATPDGKPDFSALLSYGNEAVMLEKLITETEKEMQAVRDAAKEKDLQKLDSLIHHLRSSWEVLRADQPLNVLYGLLRGDALPDGEALSHAVTAVLDKGVEIIRLAEEERRKYEDE, from the coding sequence ATGGAGCGGTCAGGAAATTTCTATAAGGCAATACGGTTGGGATATATACTTATCTCCATTCTTATCGGATGTATGGCATATAATAGCCTCTATGAATGGCAGGAGATAGAAGCATTAGAACTTGGCAATAAAAAAATAGACGAGCTCCGAAAAGAAATAAACAATATCAATATTCAAATGATAAAATTTTCTCTATTGGGTGAAACAATACTGGAATGGAACGATAAAGATATCGAGCATTACCATGCACGGCGTATGGCAATGGACAGTATGCTCTGCCGTTTCAAGGCCACCTATCCAGCAGAGCGCATCGATAGTGTGCGCAGTCTTTTAGAGGATAAGGAACGACAGATGTTCCAGATAGTCCGGTTAATGGATGAACAACAATCTATTAACAAGAAGATAGCCAATCAAATTCCGGTTATTGTACAGAAAAGTGTGCAGGAACAGTCCAAAAAGCCAAAACGAAAAGGTTTCTTAGGCATATTCGGCAAAAAAAAGGAAGTAACTCCAGCAGTATCAACCACTATCCTTCATTCGGTCAATAGAAACGTAATCAGCGAACAGAAAGTGCAGGATCGCCAATTGTCGGAACAAGCCGACAGCCTTGCAGCTCGTAATGCAGAACTTAACAGACAACTGCAAGAATTGATTTGCCAAATAGAAGAAAAGGTACAAACCGAACTGCAAAGCCGGGAAAACGAAATAGTTGCCATGCGTGAAAAGTCATTTATGCAAGTAGGCGGTTTAATGGGATTCGTTCTTCTATTGTTGTTAATTTCCTACATCATCATACATCGTGATGCAAAAAGCATTAAACAATACAAGCACAAGACAACTGATTTGATAAGGCAACTGGAACAATCCGTACAACGGAACGAGGCACTGATAACGTCAAGGAAGAAGGCGGTACATACTATCACCCATGAACTGCGCACACCGCTGACAGCAATAACAGGCTATGCCGGACTGATACGGAAAGAACAGTGTGAGGATAAGTCCGGGCAGTATATCCAAAACATACTGCAATCCTCCGACCGTATGCGGGATATGCTTAACACTTTGCTTGACTTCTTCCGCCTGGACAACGGCAAGGAACAGCCCCGTCTGTCACCCTGCCGGATTTCAGCAATCACGCACACACTTGAAACGGAGTTCATGCCTGTTGCCGTGAACAAAGGGCTGTCCTTGTCCGTGAAGACTGGACACGATGCCATTGTATTGACCGACAAAGAGCGAATAATACAAATCGGGAATAACCTGCTGTCAAACGCTGTCAAGTTCACAGAAGAAGGCGGTGTTTCTTTGATTACTGAATATGATAATGGAGTTCTGACACTGGTCGTTGAAGATACAGGTACAGGCATGACAGAAGAGGAACAGAAACAAGCGTTCGGTGCGTTTGAACGTCTATCAAATGCCGCCGCAAAGGAGGGTTTCGGGCTTGGGCTTGCCATAATGCGTAATATTGTGTCGATGCTTGGCGGAACAATCCGTTTAGACAGCAAGAAAGGGAAAGGCAGTCGTTTCACAGTTGAAATTTCTATGCAGGAAGCTGAAGAACAGCTTGGATATACAAGCAATACACCTGTTTATCATAACAATAAATTCCATGATGTTGTCGCCATTGACAATGATGAGGTATTACTTCTGATGCTGAAAGAGATGTATTCCCAAGAAGGAATACACTGCGACACTTGCACCGATGCTGCGGCACTGATGGAAATGATACGCCAGAAAGAATACAGCCTGTTGCTGACAGACTTGAATATGCCCGATATAAACGGTTTCGAATTGCTGGAACTGTTGCGTTCGTCCAACGTGGGCAATTCACCAACAATCCCGGTGGTTGTGGCAACCGCTTCGGGCAGTTGTAACAAAGGGGAACTATTGGCAAAAGGCTTTGCCGGATGCCTGTTCAAACCGTTCTCCATATCGGAACTGATGGAGGTTTCCGACAGGTGTGCCATAAAAGCGACACCGGACGGGAAACCGGACTTTTCCGCCTTATTGTCCTATGGCAATGAAGCCGTCATGCTGGAAAAGTTGATAACTGAAACAGAAAAGGAAATGCAGGCGGTACGGGATGCAGCAAAAGAAAAAGACCTGCAAAAGCTGGATTCCCTGATCCACCACCTGC